A part of Marinomonas rhizomae genomic DNA contains:
- the dinB gene encoding DNA polymerase IV, whose protein sequence is MQNRKIIHIDADCFYAAIEMRDDPGLRDVPIAIGGPESGRSVLSTANYAARVFGVRSAMPTSVAKRLCPALLVIPGNMNKYRIASEQMHAIFRDFTDVIEPLSLDEAYLDVTNTTDFQGSATRIAEEIRSRISKEVGITVSAGVATNKFIAKVASDWDKPDGLTVVTPAKQFEFVSNVPVKFISGIGRVAQEKLAALGVFKCSDLQALDFSVLQKSFGSMAFRLSQFALGIDDRPVTVSRERKSVSVEHTFSKDLLDLPACQAVLPLLLADLKKRMTGRNFESQLSKYYLKVKFDDFKQTTIEQPIKAKLSDEVFSQLLQQAYSRSRRPVRLIGVGYRLSPPEPHQLNLPFV, encoded by the coding sequence TTGCAGAATCGTAAGATTATTCATATCGATGCTGATTGTTTTTACGCAGCGATAGAGATGCGCGACGACCCTGGTCTGCGTGATGTTCCTATTGCAATTGGTGGCCCTGAAAGTGGTCGAAGTGTGTTGTCGACCGCTAACTACGCGGCTCGTGTTTTTGGTGTGCGTTCTGCTATGCCAACGTCAGTCGCTAAGCGACTTTGTCCTGCATTGTTAGTGATACCTGGAAATATGAATAAATATCGAATTGCCTCAGAGCAAATGCACGCCATTTTTCGTGATTTTACCGATGTTATTGAGCCTTTATCATTGGATGAAGCTTATTTGGATGTAACGAATACAACGGACTTTCAAGGTAGTGCAACACGAATAGCAGAAGAAATTCGTTCACGAATATCCAAAGAAGTAGGGATTACTGTATCGGCTGGCGTGGCGACAAACAAATTTATTGCGAAAGTGGCGAGTGATTGGGATAAGCCAGATGGTTTGACTGTGGTTACACCAGCAAAGCAGTTTGAATTTGTTTCTAATGTCCCTGTTAAGTTTATTTCTGGTATTGGTCGCGTAGCGCAAGAAAAATTAGCCGCATTGGGAGTCTTTAAATGCTCTGATTTGCAGGCTTTGGACTTTTCGGTTTTGCAGAAAAGCTTTGGTAGTATGGCATTTCGGTTATCGCAGTTTGCCCTTGGGATTGATGACCGACCAGTAACTGTTTCTCGTGAAAGGAAAAGTGTTTCTGTGGAGCATACGTTTTCAAAAGACTTACTTGATCTTCCGGCCTGTCAGGCTGTTTTGCCTCTTTTGCTTGCAGATTTAAAAAAACGGATGACAGGAAGAAACTTTGAGTCACAGCTAAGTAAATATTATCTTAAAGTGAAATTTGACGATTTTAAGCAAACCACGATTGAGCAGCCAATTAAGGCTAAATTGTCAGATGAGGTGTTTTCACAACTTTTGCAGCAGGCGTATTCTCGCTCTCGGCGTCCAGTTCGTTTGATTGGTGTAGGGTATCGATTATCGCCACCAGAACCACATCAGTTGAATTTACCTTTTGTTTAA
- a CDS encoding LPP20 family lipoprotein, translated as MTLSLRIFFIAIGAITLAGCQNLGQQSAAGTTCTTVAPCNGNIVGNGSGRYTQPQNGTLQSGALNANNSIAVIKQEPVIVTATGYAAMMTNKRLTKSQARIMTLRSSMLDAYRNLSERVYGLKIDGSSSLSNMVMQNDELRTYVDAYLVGAKVVSQREHEDGTFETVVEMALQENFRQCLSSSNIQSDPNCRIQPGYRAINVENATPTTNFYSIE; from the coding sequence ATGACACTATCACTTCGAATATTTTTTATAGCCATAGGTGCCATCACCCTAGCGGGTTGTCAAAACCTCGGTCAACAAAGCGCCGCCGGCACAACTTGTACAACCGTCGCACCTTGTAATGGCAACATAGTTGGCAATGGTTCTGGTCGTTATACACAACCACAGAACGGTACTTTGCAAAGCGGCGCTTTAAATGCCAACAACAGCATTGCCGTTATTAAACAAGAACCCGTCATTGTGACAGCTACAGGCTATGCCGCAATGATGACAAATAAACGCCTAACCAAATCTCAGGCGCGCATTATGACACTACGCAGCTCTATGCTAGACGCATATCGAAACCTATCAGAGCGTGTTTATGGTTTAAAAATTGATGGTTCAAGCTCCTTGAGTAACATGGTCATGCAAAACGATGAATTAAGAACCTATGTTGATGCCTACCTAGTGGGAGCGAAAGTTGTCTCTCAGCGCGAGCACGAAGACGGTACATTCGAAACTGTTGTAGAGATGGCCTTACAAGAGAACTTCCGCCAGTGCTTAAGCTCTTCAAACATCCAATCTGATCCAAACTGCAGAATTCAACCAGGATACCGCGCCATTAATGTTGAAAACGCCACTCCGACGACCAACTTTTATAGCATTGAGTAA